A genomic segment from Nicotiana tabacum cultivar K326 chromosome 9, ASM71507v2, whole genome shotgun sequence encodes:
- the LOC107760235 gene encoding protein CHLOROPLAST IMPORT APPARATUS 2-like, with translation MSCLTGGGRAAYKLDLEIIKSPSNSWTSQSSSPSSTLSESSNSPIAISTRKPRTPRKRPNQTYNEAAALLSTAYPKIFNTKHLTKPCKFTKPHYPFSYESSELVVPYQMVENSGFLLHPPLLEKPNCPIEQRLVNSCDKPCQSPGEIDSKGSSSLEVCDEFEEDFDAESILDEEIEESVNIDSIMGKLNVENESLNESNFSYSNSSHQHNFGTCYGFPIGLGFENRYQYDFGMRSGVRPLRNVDDGDWWKYPSVNVIDITPKFKPPVEKKKKKLEKPVELRGSESSSAKDNSITKRTNKDNSSQSIKEEVDIPKPKSTLLLKLNYNNVLNAWSDKESPFSDEIPGSEAAGNDVQARLAQIDLFSENGGMREASVLRYKEKRRTRLFSKKIRYQVRKVNADRRPRMKGRFVKSPNSPERERARMKS, from the exons ATGTCTTGTTTAACTGGAGGTGGAAGGGCAGCTTATAAATTGGATTTAGAAATTATAAAATCTCCATCTAATTCATGGACTTCACAATCATCTTCAccttcttcaactctttcagaATCTAGCAATTCTCCTATTGCAATTTCCACTAGAAAACCTCGAACCCCTCGAAAAAGGCCTAACCAAACTTACAATGAAGCAGCAGCCCTTCTATCCACAGCCTATCCTAAGATATTCAACACAAAACACCTCACTAAGCCTTGCAAATTTACCAAGCCACACTACCCCTTCTCATATGAATCCTCAGAGTTGGTTGTGCCTTACCAAATGGTCGAAAATTCGGGTTTTTTACTCCATCCTCCATTGCTAGAAAAACCCAATTGCCCAATTGAGCAAAGGTTAGTGAATTCTTGTGACAAGCCATGCCAAAGTCCAGGGGAAATTGATTCCAAAGGCAGTAGTTCATTAGAGGTTTGTGATGAATTTGAAGAAGATTTTGATGCAGAGTCAATTTTGGATGAGGAAATTGAAGAGAGTGTCAATATTGATAGTATTATGGGGAAGCTAAATGTGGAGAATGAATCATTGAATGAGTCCAATTTTAGTTATAGCAATAGCAGCCACCAACACAATTTTGGTACATGTTATGGTTTTCCAATAGGACTAGGATTTGAAAATAGATACCAATATGATTTTGGCATGAGAAGTGGGGTGCGACCATTGAGAAATGTTGATGACGGAGATTGGTGGAAGTATCCTAGTGTAAATGTTATCGACATTACACCGAAATTCAAACCGCCggtagaaaagaagaaaaagaaattagaGAAACCGGTGGAATTAAGGGGTTCAGAATCATCATCAGCAAAGGATAATTCAATTACTAAGAGGACGAACAAGGATAATTCAAGTCAatcaatcaaagaagaggtcgacattccaaaaccaaaatcgacgTTGCTTctaaaattgaactacaacaacGTTTTGAACGCGTGGTCCGATAAGGAATCGCCGTTCTCCGATGAAATTCCGGGATCGGAGGCTGCCGGAAATGATGTCCAA GCCAGATTAGCACAAATAGACTTATTTTCAGAGAACGGAGGAATGAGAGAGGCTAGTGTGTTACGTTACAAAGAAAAACGACGCACACGTTTGTTCTCTAAAAAAATTAGATAtcaagttagaaaagtcaacgcTGACCGACGACCCAGAATGAAG GGTCGGTTTGTGAAAAGCCCAAATTcaccagagagagagagagctaggATGAAGAGTTGA
- the LOC107760140 gene encoding protein CHLOROPLAST IMPORT APPARATUS 2, with amino-acid sequence MSSWLTGGGRAAYKLDLDIIKSPSNSWTSQSSSPSSTLSESSNSPIAVSTRKPRTPRKRPNQTYNEAAALLSTAYPKIFNTKHLTKPWKFPKPHYPFLYESSDLVVPYKMVENSGYLIHPPLLEKPNCPIEQRSVSCCDKPCQSPGEIDSKGSSFLEVCDEFEEDFDEESILDEEIEEGVIDNIMGKLIVEKEPLNESNFSHSFGSTCYGFPIGLGFENGYLQYDFGMRSGVRPLRNVDDGDWWKYPSVNVIDITPKFSKPPIQKKKKKSSKPSSTKDNSTPKRTNKDNSSQSTKEEVKVPKPKSELLLKLNYDNVLNAWYDKESPFSDEMPGSEAAGNDVRARLAQIDLFSENGGVREAGVLRYKEKRRTRLIFKKNFTNLENPIDNA; translated from the exons ATGTCTTCTTGGTTAACGGGTGGTGGAAGGGCAGCTTATAAATTGGATTTAGATATTATAAAATCTCCATCTAATTCATGGACTTCACAATCATCTTCAccttcttcaactctttcagaATCTAGCAATTCTCCTATTGCTGTTTCCACTAGAAAACCTCGAACCCCTCGAAAAAGGCCTAATCAAACTTACAATGAAGCTGCAGCCCTTCTATCCACAGCCTATCCCAAAATATTCAACACAAAACACCTCACTAAGCCTTGGAAATTCCCAAAGCCACACTATCCCTTCTTATATGAATCCTCAGACTTAGTTGTGCCTTATAAAATGGTCGAAAATTCGGGGTATTTAATCCATCCACCATTGCTAGAAAAACCCAATTGCCCAATTGAGCAAAGGTCAGTGAGTTGTTGTGACAAACCATGCCAAAGTCCAGGGGAAATTGACTCCAAAGGGAGTAGTTTTTTAGAGGTTTGTGATGAATTTGAAGAAGATTTTGATGAAGAGTCAATTTTGGatgaggaaattgaagagggtgTGATTGATAATATTATGGGGAAGCTAATTGTGGAGAAAGAACCATTGAATGAGTCCAATTTTAGTCATAGTTTTGGTAGTACTTGTTATGGTTTTCCAATAGGACTAGGATTTGAAAATGGATACCTCCAATATGATTTTGGCATGAGAAGTGGAGTGCGACCATTGAGAAATGTGGATGACGGGGATTGGTGGAAGTATCCTAGTGTAAATGTCATCGACATTACTCCAAAATTTAGCAAACCGCCgatacaaaaaaagaagaagaaaagctcGAAACCATCATCAACAAAAGATAATTCGACTCCAAAAAGGACGAACAAGGACAATTCGAGTCAATCAACCAAAGAAGAGGTTAAAGTTCCAAAGCCAAAATCCGAGTTGCTCCTAAAATTGAACTACGACAACGTTTTGAACGCGTGGTACGATAAGGAGTCGCCGTTCTCCGATGAAATGCCGGGATCGGAGGCTGCCGGAAATGATGTCAGA GCCAGATTGGCACAAATAGACCTATTCTCAGAGAATGGAGGCGTGAGAGAGGCTGGTGTGTTACGTTACAAAGAAAAACGACGTACACGTTTGATCTTTAAAAAGAATTTCACCAACTTAGAAAATCCGATCGATAATGCATAA